One Cupriavidus necator N-1 DNA window includes the following coding sequences:
- a CDS encoding anion permease produces the protein MAILISRGVKKTMGTWWRVGFVMCVVDLLIFAVIGSVWWKVLGFC, from the coding sequence GTGGCCATCCTGATCTCCCGCGGCGTGAAGAAGACGATGGGAACCTGGTGGCGCGTCGGTTTTGTGATGTGCGTGGTGGACCTGCTGATCTTCGCCGTGATCGGGAGTGTTTGGTGGAAGGTACTTGGCTTCTGCTGA
- a CDS encoding GNAT family N-acetyltransferase: MQDKSEATNFVPFKVSLCNEREVLVREITGDDKAGLLAAFNKLSADARYARFMAAMQQLPEAMLEQATHPSVEREFALVAIATENKVSSIVAGARYAAAPGSDTCEFAVTVDDDWHRLGLARRLLGTLIDIARSRGFRCMEGYVLSSNTGMRRLAKRFGFSDLACPDDATLRVVTLALQDSERKR; this comes from the coding sequence ATGCAAGACAAGTCTGAAGCGACAAACTTTGTGCCGTTCAAAGTATCCCTGTGCAATGAACGAGAAGTGCTAGTGCGGGAGATTACCGGAGATGACAAGGCCGGCCTGTTGGCGGCGTTCAACAAGCTTTCGGCAGATGCGCGTTACGCGAGATTCATGGCTGCCATGCAGCAGCTGCCGGAGGCGATGCTCGAACAAGCGACGCATCCCTCGGTTGAGCGCGAGTTCGCACTGGTGGCAATTGCCACGGAAAACAAGGTGTCGTCTATTGTGGCTGGTGCGCGCTACGCCGCCGCACCGGGCAGCGATACCTGCGAGTTTGCGGTAACGGTAGACGATGACTGGCATAGGCTTGGCTTGGCCCGCCGACTGCTGGGCACTCTGATCGACATCGCTCGGAGCCGCGGCTTTCGATGCATGGAAGGATATGTCTTATCGTCGAATACCGGCATGCGGCGACTGGCCAAACGTTTTGGATTTTCCGACTTAGCATGTCCAGACGACGCCACGCTACGCGTGGTGACCCTTGCGCTGCAAGACAGTGAGCGTAAACGCTAG
- the fabI gene encoding enoyl-ACP reductase FabI has translation MTAAPQQPILNNARALICGIANEHSIAYGCAKAFRELGAEVAITYASEKARQFVEPVAQELDASIFLPLDVTNPAEMDELFGRISEQWGRLDILVHSIAWAPKDALQGGLLNCSAEGFAKAMDVSCHSFVRMARLAAPLMSDGGTMFTMSYHGANKVVPNYNVMGPVKAALEAVSRYLAYELGPRGIRVHAISPGPLQTRAASGLKGFDLMLADAVERAPLGELVDIMDVGYTCAFLATTYARRLSGETLYVDGGVNIMA, from the coding sequence ATGACTGCAGCGCCGCAACAACCGATCCTCAACAACGCCCGCGCACTCATCTGCGGGATCGCGAACGAACACTCCATTGCTTATGGGTGCGCCAAAGCCTTCCGTGAACTGGGAGCAGAGGTCGCGATTACCTATGCCAGCGAAAAGGCGCGCCAGTTTGTCGAGCCGGTGGCGCAGGAGCTTGACGCTTCCATCTTTCTGCCCCTGGATGTCACGAACCCAGCGGAAATGGACGAGTTGTTTGGGCGAATCAGCGAGCAGTGGGGAAGACTCGACATTCTGGTGCATTCGATCGCCTGGGCGCCGAAAGACGCTTTGCAGGGAGGCCTGCTCAATTGTTCGGCCGAAGGCTTTGCCAAGGCCATGGATGTGTCCTGCCACTCCTTCGTACGCATGGCGCGGCTGGCGGCGCCCCTGATGAGCGATGGTGGCACCATGTTCACCATGAGCTACCACGGCGCCAACAAGGTGGTGCCGAACTACAACGTCATGGGTCCGGTGAAGGCCGCCCTGGAAGCCGTGTCACGCTACCTCGCGTACGAGTTGGGCCCGCGCGGCATCCGCGTGCATGCGATCTCGCCAGGGCCACTGCAGACGCGCGCTGCATCCGGACTAAAGGGCTTCGATCTGATGCTCGCTGACGCCGTGGAACGCGCTCCACTTGGCGAGTTGGTCGACATCATGGATGTCGGGTACACCTGCGCCTTCCTGGCTACTACCTACGCCAGGCGGCTATCGGGCGAAACGCTGTATGTGGATGGCGGCGTCAATATCATGGCATGA
- a CDS encoding acetate/propionate family kinase, producing MAALILVLNAGSSSIKYCAYDTHDDALRLVLRGSIDGLYTAPAFRATDASGAEIETKRWDAGTDLGHEGAIAFLADFLRGHGEGHTLSAVGHRVVHGGVRFTQPARVTEALLAELDTLCPLAPLHQPHNIKPIRILAERRPELPQVACFDTAFHRAQLEVAQAFALPAAITARGVRRYGFHGLSYEYIAGVLPSVDAGAAAGRTVVAHLGNGSSMCALVAGRSVASTMGFTAVDGLPMGTRCGSLDPGVILYLMSELGMDARAIEDLIYRKSGLLGVSGVSSDMRALLASDDPQARFAIELYTYRVARELGSLAAAAQGLDALVFTAGVGEHAAPIRERVCELAAWLGVSVDPAANASDGPRISLASSRIPVWVIPTNEELMIARHTRDALAMPTR from the coding sequence ATGGCCGCACTGATTCTGGTCCTGAATGCGGGTTCGTCGAGCATCAAGTACTGTGCGTACGACACCCATGACGATGCACTAAGACTTGTCTTGCGCGGCAGCATCGACGGGCTCTACACGGCGCCGGCATTCCGCGCGACTGATGCGTCGGGGGCCGAGATCGAGACCAAGCGGTGGGACGCCGGCACCGATCTCGGCCACGAGGGGGCCATCGCCTTCCTGGCGGACTTCCTGCGCGGCCATGGGGAAGGGCATACGCTGAGCGCAGTGGGGCACCGGGTTGTGCACGGGGGAGTACGCTTCACCCAGCCGGCAAGGGTGACGGAGGCACTGCTGGCAGAACTGGACACGCTTTGCCCGCTCGCGCCTCTGCACCAGCCCCACAACATCAAACCGATCCGCATCCTTGCCGAACGGCGCCCTGAGTTGCCGCAGGTCGCCTGCTTCGATACCGCCTTCCACCGGGCGCAGCTCGAAGTGGCACAGGCATTCGCATTGCCCGCGGCGATTACGGCGCGAGGCGTCAGGCGCTACGGGTTCCACGGGCTGTCGTACGAGTACATCGCGGGGGTCCTTCCGAGCGTCGATGCCGGCGCAGCAGCAGGACGCACGGTCGTGGCCCACCTCGGTAACGGCAGCAGCATGTGCGCGCTGGTGGCGGGGCGCAGCGTCGCCAGCACCATGGGCTTTACCGCGGTGGATGGCCTGCCGATGGGAACGCGCTGCGGCAGCCTCGATCCGGGCGTGATTCTGTACTTGATGAGCGAACTCGGCATGGATGCTCGGGCCATCGAGGACCTGATCTACCGCAAGTCGGGCCTGCTCGGCGTCTCTGGCGTATCGAGCGATATGCGCGCGCTGCTTGCGAGCGACGATCCGCAAGCCCGCTTTGCTATCGAGTTGTACACCTACCGCGTCGCCCGCGAGCTTGGCTCGCTGGCTGCCGCCGCGCAGGGGCTGGATGCGCTGGTCTTCACTGCAGGCGTCGGCGAGCATGCCGCGCCGATCCGCGAGCGTGTATGCGAGCTGGCGGCATGGCTTGGCGTGAGCGTGGATCCCGCCGCCAATGCCAGCGACGGACCGCGTATCAGCTTGGCCTCGAGCCGTATCCCTGTTTGGGTCATCCCGACCAACGAGGAACTGATGATTGCCAGACATACCAGGGACGCCCTTGCAATGCCTACACGATGA
- a CDS encoding phosphate acetyltransferase, with the protein MTLMQERAVNAKHEKYQRLIDYCKTMPPTPTAVVHPCDQSSLEGAVEAARLGLIAPILVGPRSRIEDAARAAGLDIREYPIVDADHSHAAAAAAVQLVREGKAEALMKGSLHTDELMGAVVKGDSGLRTARRVSHCFVMDVPGHEDALIITDAAVNIAPTLAEKADILQNAIDLAHALRVEEVRVAILSAMETVNPKVPSTIDAAALCKMVDRHQITGAVVDGPLALDNAINLDAARIKKIDSPVAGRANVLLVPDLEAGNMLAKSLTFLAGADAAGIVLGARVPIILTSRADSVTTRLASCAVAVLVARARRESGQVAG; encoded by the coding sequence ATGACCCTGATGCAGGAGCGAGCCGTGAACGCCAAGCATGAGAAATACCAACGTCTGATCGATTACTGCAAGACGATGCCGCCCACGCCTACCGCGGTGGTGCATCCGTGCGATCAGTCTTCGCTCGAAGGCGCGGTGGAGGCCGCACGGCTGGGCCTGATCGCGCCAATCCTGGTCGGGCCACGGTCCCGCATCGAGGACGCTGCGCGCGCAGCCGGTCTCGACATCCGCGAATACCCGATTGTCGATGCCGATCATAGCCATGCGGCAGCGGCGGCCGCCGTGCAGCTAGTGCGCGAAGGCAAGGCCGAGGCCCTGATGAAGGGCAGCTTGCATACCGACGAGCTGATGGGAGCCGTGGTCAAGGGCGACAGCGGCTTGCGCACCGCCCGGCGCGTCAGTCACTGCTTCGTGATGGACGTGCCAGGGCACGAGGACGCCCTGATCATCACCGACGCCGCCGTCAATATTGCCCCGACGCTGGCCGAGAAGGCTGACATCCTGCAGAACGCGATCGACCTGGCCCACGCATTACGGGTCGAGGAGGTGCGCGTGGCGATCCTGTCGGCGATGGAGACGGTCAACCCGAAGGTGCCATCGACGATCGATGCCGCCGCGCTGTGCAAGATGGTCGACCGCCACCAGATCACCGGCGCGGTGGTCGACGGGCCGCTTGCCCTGGACAATGCGATCAACCTGGATGCGGCGCGGATCAAGAAGATCGATTCGCCCGTGGCGGGGCGTGCCAATGTCTTGCTGGTGCCGGACCTGGAGGCCGGTAATATGCTCGCCAAGAGCCTGACCTTCCTGGCCGGCGCCGACGCCGCGGGCATCGTGCTGGGCGCGCGGGTGCCGATCATCCTGACCAGCCGCGCCGACTCCGTCACGACCCGGCTGGCGTCGTGCGCGGTGGCCGTGCTGGTGGCCAGGGCACGCCGCGAGTCCGGCCAGGTTGCGGGGTGA
- a CDS encoding DUF3141 domain-containing protein, which produces MDAAKQLVHAREVGLKTGMVLQRRLKIAQEAYRGRVQQAVGDPSAGPPTPMAGMDPMSGYAYAIDGMQRAILFWDTLRQRGNNFVENAMQGLKPVLHFGYETVLDGRQFQRPVNYALLKITPPDGVTIDDSRRPYVIIDPRAGHGPGIGGFKDDSQVGVAMRAGHPVYFVIFFRDPEPGQTLLDVCEAEQQFIRKVRALHPHSAKPAIVGNCQGGWAAMMLGASDPDDAGPIVINGAPMSYWSGAWSEGEGDNPMRYSGGLLGGTWLASYTADLGNGKFDGAWLVQNFENLNPANSLWDKYYNLYKKADTEPPRFLEFERWWGGYYLMNREEIEWITRNLFVGNKLWDGDVKNAGGKAFDLREIRSPIVLFASMGDNITPPQQAFNWVVDIYGSTEEIKARGQVIVGMLHRSVGHLGIFVSGTVAKKEHAQIVSVLKSIELLPPGLYGMVIHERKGSAGVDYEVEFEEHSLEEIASRLNRFDRVDEKPFETVANLSDFTQRAYELFAQPYVQAVSNEMTARVLREFHPLRMQNWLFSDLNPWMAWLKPAADAVRSSRQALDPDHPLRQQEQAGAEMLSAGLDAYRAVRDAMTEYTFFNVYANLFPFLSGSEPPARAGTSAATAPQDLPEVKTALAAVGRGGYAEAIARLACLLSRKGEPLPLSRLELRKELVTDYADLLPELAPDAWRKIRGQQELIARYAPEQALQTLPVLLRHQADRQRLQALAEKLRTDERLLGATPTPEQAAMLEQIRTLLSAKPGRVGGTAVPLKRAS; this is translated from the coding sequence ATGGATGCAGCAAAGCAACTGGTTCACGCGCGTGAAGTTGGCCTGAAGACCGGCATGGTGCTGCAAAGGCGCCTGAAGATTGCGCAGGAGGCCTATCGTGGACGCGTCCAGCAGGCCGTTGGGGATCCGAGCGCCGGCCCGCCCACGCCGATGGCCGGCATGGATCCGATGAGCGGCTATGCCTATGCCATCGACGGCATGCAGCGTGCCATTCTGTTCTGGGACACGCTTAGGCAACGGGGCAACAACTTTGTCGAAAATGCCATGCAGGGGCTCAAGCCGGTCCTGCATTTTGGCTACGAAACCGTTTTGGACGGGCGCCAGTTCCAACGGCCCGTCAACTATGCCCTGTTGAAAATTACACCGCCCGATGGCGTGACGATCGACGATAGCCGCCGCCCCTATGTCATCATCGATCCCCGCGCCGGCCATGGCCCCGGCATCGGCGGCTTCAAGGACGACTCGCAGGTGGGCGTGGCGATGCGTGCCGGCCATCCGGTGTATTTCGTCATCTTCTTCCGCGACCCCGAGCCGGGGCAGACCCTGCTGGACGTGTGCGAGGCCGAGCAACAGTTCATCAGAAAAGTGCGCGCGCTGCATCCGCACAGCGCCAAACCAGCGATCGTCGGCAATTGCCAGGGGGGGTGGGCCGCGATGATGCTTGGGGCCTCGGACCCGGACGACGCCGGGCCGATCGTGATCAACGGCGCACCGATGTCGTACTGGAGTGGTGCCTGGAGCGAGGGCGAAGGCGACAACCCGATGCGCTATTCCGGCGGACTGCTGGGTGGGACCTGGTTGGCCTCGTACACGGCGGACCTCGGCAACGGCAAGTTCGATGGCGCTTGGCTGGTGCAGAATTTCGAGAACCTGAATCCGGCCAACAGTCTCTGGGACAAGTATTACAACCTGTACAAGAAGGCCGATACCGAACCGCCGCGCTTTCTGGAATTCGAGCGCTGGTGGGGCGGCTACTACCTGATGAACCGCGAGGAGATCGAATGGATCACGCGCAACCTGTTCGTCGGCAACAAGCTCTGGGACGGTGACGTCAAGAACGCCGGCGGCAAGGCGTTCGATCTACGCGAGATCCGCTCGCCTATCGTGCTGTTTGCCTCGATGGGCGACAATATTACCCCGCCACAGCAGGCATTCAATTGGGTGGTGGATATCTATGGCAGTACCGAGGAGATCAAGGCTCGCGGCCAGGTGATCGTCGGCATGTTGCACCGCAGCGTCGGCCATCTCGGCATTTTCGTCTCCGGCACGGTCGCGAAGAAGGAGCACGCGCAGATCGTCTCGGTGCTCAAGAGCATCGAATTGCTGCCGCCGGGGCTCTACGGCATGGTCATCCATGAGCGCAAGGGCAGCGCTGGCGTGGACTATGAGGTCGAGTTTGAGGAGCACTCGCTCGAGGAGATCGCCAGCAGGCTTAACCGCTTTGATCGCGTCGACGAGAAGCCGTTCGAGACGGTCGCCAACCTGTCGGACTTCACGCAGCGCGCCTACGAGCTTTTTGCGCAGCCTTACGTCCAAGCGGTGTCCAATGAGATGACAGCGCGGGTGCTGCGCGAATTCCATCCGCTGCGCATGCAGAACTGGCTATTTTCGGACCTGAACCCGTGGATGGCATGGTTGAAGCCCGCGGCCGACGCGGTCAGGTCCAGCCGGCAGGCGCTGGACCCGGACCATCCGCTGCGGCAGCAGGAACAAGCGGGGGCGGAAATGCTCAGCGCGGGATTGGACGCCTACCGGGCCGTGCGCGATGCCATGACTGAGTACACATTCTTCAACGTGTACGCCAACCTGTTCCCGTTCCTGTCAGGGAGCGAGCCTCCCGCCCGCGCGGGCACATCGGCCGCTACCGCCCCGCAGGACCTGCCGGAAGTCAAGACGGCGCTGGCCGCAGTTGGGCGTGGCGGATACGCCGAGGCCATCGCCCGGCTCGCCTGCCTGCTGAGCCGAAAGGGCGAACCACTGCCGCTGTCCAGGCTAGAGTTGCGCAAGGAACTGGTGACGGACTATGCGGATCTGCTGCCGGAACTGGCGCCCGACGCCTGGCGCAAGATCCGCGGTCAGCAGGAACTGATCGCGCGGTACGCGCCCGAGCAGGCGCTTCAGACCCTGCCGGTACTGCTCAGGCATCAGGCCGACCGGCAGCGGCTGCAGGCGTTGGCGGAGAAGCTGCGTACCGATGAGCGCCTGCTTGGCGCCACGCCCACGCCCGAGCAGGCGGCAATGCTTGAGCAGATCCGCACGCTACTTAGCGCCAAGCCGGGACGCGTGGGCGGCACGGCCGTCCCACTCAAGCGCGCGTCCTAG
- a CDS encoding DUF1344 domain-containing protein — MKRMSLLAAAVLVAASASAWGQTETRVDITQSPGQATATGTAKLTAKIVKIDAPTRTVSLKSADGKTTDLVVGPEARNFEQLKVGDTVTIEYKEALTMSLKKDKGPLAMHERETSDRAAPGAKPGGTVGREVTVTADVVAVNTSAKTVTLKGPKGRTVDLVVGDPDRLKGIKKGDRVEAVYTEAVAVSVQPAAGK, encoded by the coding sequence ATGAAACGCATGTCATTGCTGGCCGCTGCGGTGTTGGTAGCGGCTAGCGCTTCTGCGTGGGGGCAAACCGAAACCCGCGTGGATATCACGCAGTCACCCGGACAGGCGACAGCGACCGGCACGGCAAAGCTCACCGCCAAGATCGTCAAGATCGATGCGCCGACGCGAACGGTTTCGCTCAAATCCGCCGACGGCAAGACCACGGACCTAGTCGTGGGACCGGAGGCGAGGAATTTCGAACAGCTCAAGGTCGGCGATACCGTCACGATAGAGTACAAAGAAGCCCTGACCATGAGCCTCAAGAAGGATAAGGGGCCGCTCGCAATGCACGAGCGCGAGACCTCGGACCGTGCTGCGCCGGGAGCAAAGCCAGGTGGCACAGTCGGCCGGGAAGTGACCGTCACGGCGGACGTTGTTGCGGTCAATACCAGCGCCAAGACCGTGACCCTGAAGGGGCCGAAAGGGCGCACGGTGGACCTCGTGGTGGGGGATCCAGACCGTCTTAAGGGCATCAAGAAGGGCGATCGGGTCGAAGCAGTCTATACCGAGGCCGTTGCGGTGTCGGTGCAGCCGGCCGCGGGCAAGTAG
- a CDS encoding DUF2950 domain-containing protein, with the protein MDSIQRLPRSRSCAWGSAIAMVLALLTLGIAPAHAQKNFSSPEAAMNAFGEAVATSDDDAMKSLLGANYHELIPPVGAEIRHRFLEAWSQSHAIRPEGGNRARIAAGNDGWTLPIPLVKTAKGWHFDTRAGVAEMQLRRIGSNELAVMQTLLAVCDAQNEYAQMAQKTQGMSVYAAKLVSSPGKHDGLYWPTKPGEAQSPLGPAFLEAGMRSRGQGGYYGYRYKLLTSQGSHAPGGKYDYLVNGKLFGGFAVIAWPVRYGDTGIKSFMVSHDGRVFERDLGPDSAAKAVAIRSFDPGPGWTEVTP; encoded by the coding sequence ATGGACTCGATACAACGACTTCCTCGGTCCCGGTCTTGCGCCTGGGGCAGCGCCATCGCCATGGTGCTGGCGCTATTGACCTTGGGGATCGCCCCAGCTCATGCGCAGAAAAACTTCAGCTCGCCCGAGGCTGCTATGAACGCATTTGGCGAGGCGGTTGCCACCAGCGACGACGATGCGATGAAGTCCCTGCTTGGTGCCAATTATCACGAACTGATCCCTCCGGTTGGCGCAGAGATTCGCCACCGCTTCCTTGAGGCCTGGAGCCAATCGCATGCCATTCGCCCCGAAGGGGGCAACCGCGCTCGGATTGCGGCCGGCAATGACGGCTGGACCTTGCCGATTCCACTGGTGAAAACGGCCAAGGGATGGCATTTCGATACCCGCGCCGGCGTTGCCGAAATGCAGTTGCGCCGCATCGGCAGCAACGAGCTGGCGGTAATGCAGACCTTGCTGGCCGTTTGCGATGCGCAGAATGAGTACGCGCAGATGGCCCAGAAGACGCAGGGTATGTCGGTGTACGCGGCGAAGCTCGTCAGCTCGCCCGGCAAGCACGACGGCCTGTACTGGCCAACCAAGCCCGGCGAGGCGCAAAGCCCGCTGGGACCAGCGTTCCTTGAGGCCGGCATGCGTAGCAGGGGCCAGGGAGGCTACTACGGTTATCGCTACAAGCTGCTTACCTCGCAGGGAAGCCATGCTCCGGGTGGCAAGTATGACTATCTCGTGAATGGCAAGCTCTTCGGTGGATTTGCGGTGATCGCGTGGCCGGTTCGCTACGGCGACACCGGCATCAAGAGCTTCATGGTCAGCCACGATGGGCGAGTCTTTGAGCGTGATCTTGGACCGGATAGCGCAGCCAAGGCCGTGGCGATCCGGTCATTCGACCCGGGGCCGGGCTGGACCGAGGTGACGCCGTGA
- a CDS encoding DUF3300 domain-containing protein produces MNRWLIYMFRHVGAWLFASLTLIAFNAYAQAASDQPAPFKPEELEALVAPIALYPDSVLSQVLMASTYPLEIVQAARWVKANPKVKGDAALKAVESQPWDVSVKSLVAFPQALEPMNDKLDWTQKLGDAFLAQEKDVLAAVQRLRSRAQQSGNLKSNEQQNVIVESPPAPVQGQPSQTVVRIEPANPEVIYVPAYNPTVVYGAWSSPAYPPYYWPPYPAYYPGAALATGFAWGVGLAAAGAIFGNCNWGGGDVNINVNKAANIDRNFDRTKVQGGGRWQHDASHRKGVAYRDNASREKFGGRSSAGSDRRNDYRGRDGGRGSSDRASAADRGGRGGADRRSAADRGARGGADRASVADRGGRGDRSGAGDRGGVSNRAGSGRGGGAGGGRENAFQGVGGGGAAAQRDFDRGRSSMQSSGHRQSGAARGGGGGHGGGGFAGGGGGRGGGGGGGRGGGRR; encoded by the coding sequence ATGAACCGTTGGCTTATATATATGTTCCGTCATGTCGGAGCATGGCTGTTCGCCAGTCTGACGCTGATCGCCTTTAACGCGTATGCGCAAGCTGCGTCGGACCAGCCGGCTCCCTTCAAGCCTGAAGAACTCGAGGCACTGGTCGCGCCCATCGCCCTCTACCCCGATTCGGTGCTGTCCCAGGTCCTGATGGCCTCCACGTATCCGCTCGAGATCGTGCAGGCTGCACGCTGGGTCAAGGCCAATCCGAAAGTGAAAGGCGATGCCGCCCTGAAGGCGGTCGAGAGCCAGCCCTGGGATGTCAGCGTGAAGTCGCTAGTGGCGTTTCCCCAGGCGCTTGAGCCGATGAACGACAAGCTCGACTGGACGCAAAAGCTGGGCGATGCCTTCCTCGCCCAGGAGAAGGATGTGCTGGCGGCGGTGCAGCGGCTGCGGTCGCGAGCGCAGCAATCGGGGAACCTCAAGTCGAACGAGCAACAGAACGTGATCGTGGAGTCGCCTCCGGCTCCGGTCCAGGGGCAGCCCAGCCAGACTGTTGTGCGGATTGAGCCCGCGAACCCGGAGGTCATTTACGTGCCGGCCTACAATCCGACCGTTGTCTACGGCGCCTGGAGCTCTCCCGCCTATCCACCTTACTACTGGCCACCATATCCTGCCTACTATCCGGGCGCAGCGCTGGCCACTGGCTTTGCATGGGGCGTCGGCCTGGCCGCTGCCGGGGCCATCTTCGGCAACTGCAACTGGGGTGGCGGCGACGTGAACATCAACGTCAACAAGGCTGCCAATATCGACCGGAACTTTGACCGCACCAAGGTGCAGGGGGGTGGACGATGGCAGCACGATGCCTCGCATCGGAAAGGCGTGGCGTACCGGGATAACGCTTCGCGTGAGAAGTTTGGTGGCAGGAGTTCGGCCGGTTCCGACAGGCGCAATGATTACCGTGGTCGCGATGGCGGTCGGGGCAGCTCGGACCGGGCGTCTGCGGCCGATCGCGGAGGGCGTGGGGGGGCGGATCGGAGGTCTGCGGCCGATCGCGGAGCGCGTGGGGGGGCGGACCGGGCGTCTGTGGCCGATCGCGGAGGGCGCGGCGACCGCAGTGGTGCCGGAGACCGCGGCGGCGTGTCGAATCGTGCCGGGAGCGGGCGTGGCGGCGGCGCGGGCGGCGGTCGGGAGAACGCGTTCCAGGGCGTAGGCGGGGGTGGCGCCGCGGCCCAACGTGACTTTGACCGGGGCCGATCCAGCATGCAGTCTTCTGGACACCGCCAAAGCGGTGCGGCCAGAGGAGGCGGCGGTGGTCACGGCGGCGGCGGATTCGCAGGCGGAGGCGGCGGCCGTGGCGGAGGCGGTGGTGGTGGGCGTGGCGGCGGTAGGCGCTAA